TTGTGAAAGATGTTGAGATGCATTTTGTCCATTTGCTGTACGACAAGAGCTACAGTTTTCTATCAACTTTTCCGAATATGAGCATGGCTGTTCTTTGACGAGTTGTTCTTTTTTATCTTGTAATCATGTTGTCTATTACTATATTGGAACAACATATGTGCTGCCTGGAGAAATGAACTTACCTGAACCTACCAAGGTAAGTTGACCAAATATTGTGGTTTGGTAGTAGGTTTTTTTGTCAACTTACCAAAAACCTTAAGAGTTTACGGTTTACCAACTATAAAGCTTTGTCAACTAAACTTGGTAGGTTCGTTTCCTAGGCAGCACGTATGCTATTCCAACATAGTGATAGACAACATGATTACaagatgaaagaaaaaaaaaactcgcCAAAAAACAGCGATGCTCATATTCTTTAAGCAGAAAAGTTGATAGGAAACCGTAGCTTGTCATCCAGCAAATGAACAAAATGTGCCTCTTGCACAAATTTCCAACTAATGATTGCATAAGTGTCGGATTCTTTCTGTTGGCAAATGTGTACAGCATGCTCCTGGTGTGGGAAAGatttaatgaaaattttttgttcCATGGTACCAGCAATTAATACATCTTCTGTTATAATTGTCACTCTATTCAGGTTATGATAAGTGTAAGTATACTGCAGTTAGGTTCTACATCAAAATGCACATAACAAAAGTAATTGAAGTCAATCAACAATTCTTGAACATCAAACTAACAAAAGACCAAGATACCATGAAGGGATGCGGCAAAATTGGAAGGAGTGAGAGTGAAATTGGAGTGGAGGGAGGGGGAAGGAGGAGTGCAGCAAAAGTGGGAGGAGTGAGGGAGGGAGAAGGAGAGGAAGAGGGAGGAGTAGAGGAGGGAGACAAAGAGGAGGAGGACAAGTGAGAAGTGAAATGATTAATTTTGTCTCTGTGAAAATAAAAGGGGAAAGACAATTAGAGATTCAAAAAAAGTTAGGATATACCATTTGGGAATGGAATATTCCGATAAACCAAACGTTTTTGTTACGGTAAtaacctaattgaaaaaaaaaatattggttcAGGGATTcaattgaaaggaaaaaaaaagtgtaatgacctaattaaaaatttggcaAAACTATAGGGATCAGCAGAGTAAATAGACctatttttatactaaaataataaactttGTTAGTCATGTAGCATTACTCGGTGATATTACACAACATTTCCTCCATTTTTAAAACTAAACACTAACCTCTCGAGATTTATTTCATATGGCACTcaatatgtatattttataaaatcacTGAGTAGTGATCACCTAGGTATGATAAATAAAGCGATTATGCTACGtgtacaccaaaatcagccaccaaAGTCAGCCACCAGTGTAAAATACATGTTGGAATAcaaatacacattgaaaataaattaaaccacacatgtatttatacacaaatacattggtggctgattttggtgtacaaatagcatttttgcAAATCAAGAGGTGTCGGGTGTAatatatcatcatcatcataatatATGGCTTCCCTTCTTTGGTTCTTGCTCACCTATCTAAGTCCCATATGCCCAATAAGCCTACTAACAAGGGAATAGATACCTTTCTACTTTCGAGTTTCAACTTATCCACATAATTCAGCAATAGCCTATTAAGTACTATGAGTGTAATGCATGAAATCAATGATCCAACAATGATAAACACATTGCTATAAGCAACAGCTTACTTGTCCAGGAAATGCCTTGGATAATGCTTTCAATGTTGGATTTAGTAGCCATGTCTCATCACTTAATAAAGATTCTGGACTGGATTCCCCATCAATGCCACCACAATTCACCATGAAGCGACCGTCAGGCATCAATCTCTCCTGTAATTCCAACCAAGTACTTACCTGCCAAATGCAGTGCAAAACATAATGCAATTACGCCGTCATATCATATCTATATTTGATTCTTTCCCTCAAAAACATAGTGCAAAACATAATGCAAAACAGAAGTTTGACTATTAATTAGATAACGACAATACGGAAGCAATCATCTGGTTGGAGAGAACTTCATAAAATCAGGTAAAATGTAAAAATGTATGTAAAACAACAGTCACATACCTCTTCCAGCTGAGGCAAAACTTTTCCTTCAGAAAACAAGTCAACTACAATGCCTGACAATAAGTTGGTCCagagttataaaaaaaatccactATAAGTAAATGAGGAGAAAAAAATTGAACAAGTAATCTTAAATGGCATGTTGCAATTGCATGAACTAAAAGAAGGATTCACATTATAATTCAACTATGCATGCTATAAACTACAGATGCACCATTTGGGTGTTGTGTCTATGCATTAGACATGCATAGGTTTGACATTTTGGGACTCTTGTGTgcacatatttaatttaaaaactattttttttccttaCTCCGACAAAAATGCAATATATACAAGGTAATTTAGaatttgaaaaaggaaataatACAAGAAATCATATGATAGTTGGTTTCTGTACAATATGCAATATGGATGACTGACCAGCATATCTTCTGCGTAAATTCTCTGATGGAATGAAGACATCACCGATATGAACATTTAAAATGCCACCACCTTCTGTTGTCTTCTCAAGATCAGATAGGCCAAAATAATCTCTCGCTTTATCAATCAACTGAAATGTTTGATATTTCAGAAAAAGAGGGGGGAAGAGAAGAAAACATCAACTAGGTGAGGACAATGCATCAGGGGCCAAAGAATGCTATTTGTTTTTTGTTCTAAAGGAATCATCTAAGTAAACGAAAATTAAGATCGCCCGGCAATGGCACAAGATTATCTATAAATTGACTTGCTTTCTTCTTTAGTGTACTGTTCGTTCAGCAAAATAATGAAGTATGCAATCTATGAACCAAATCCAAGTACAGTTAAATGATAGAATCAGCCTATGAAACCAAAACAAATTTAGCAAGTTTAGCCACCAAAATCAGTGGTATTAACTATTAATCTTCTAAATTTTCCTTAATTACTAAATTTATGCAGCATGGTCAACTTATGATGCATGGTCAGCTACTGATACCGTGAAGGGTCAAAAGTTGATTGACAATGAAGACAAATTCTATACGAAAACAATGAAAGTACCATCCATAATCTCAATTTGCAGTGCAAGAACAGATTCCTAAATAACATCCAAGTAGAAAAAGGCATATTGGTAATTCTGATTTTACTGGAAAGTAATTAGTGGCATTGCCTTTGAAATGTTGAGGAATGACAGTTGTGCTCCTAAAGATATCATGTCTCATCACATTCTTCGATGTTGTAGGCTCTAATACTTTAAATTtgagtaaagtattatttttgtcttaaTGTTTGTCAGAAGTTTCAAACTATCCCTAAATTGTGCAGTAAAGCAAGCAAATTTTGTATAAAACtataaatttatcaaaaattgAATTGCAGAAAGCATATATTACAATTTCATCAATCTCCCAACCCTCAAGCTGCAGTGAAGGCCATAAGTGAAGCATCAAATGAGCAGCAGTTCCACCACCCTGAAGGATTTTAAGGTACATATTACTTATAAGCCGATTAACATTTTGGGAATTCCATGGTATAAAatcaacaagaaaaattatatgCCATCTTAGAATTAAATCAATTACCAAACCTAAGATAGCAATGGGACCTTTAGGAACAATAGCTGGCAAGCTGGCAAATTCATCCTGTTTAATTCAATGAGTTCAAAAACTCCTGAGAAGCTGAGATCAATAACTAATGCTTTATGTACACATCAATACAAGCATGGCAAATTGTGATGTTAAATACCAATAATAAAAGTTCAGAAAAATGACTAGATTCATCTGCATAACTGTACCTCTCTCTAACAAAAAGAATATGACAACCAGAGATAATATAATTTACTCATTGATATCGACAAATCTCTGGCATTACATTACAGGGCTACAGGATAGCAAAATTCACTAGTCATTTCCCTATTTCATGATTGGATTTGAATTCTCTAAAGTGAGCATGTCTGTAAAGTGAAAAAGTAAGACCTGTTAGGtcttcattttcattttcattttcattttcatttacattatcattttaattttcaatgtcttctgttttttctaaaattttataagaagtGAAACAGGAAATGAAAACAACaacattttattgattttactTTTTGTCTTCACAAAATCTTGGAAACACTTTCTCAAACAAATAAAAGATATTAAGTCAATGATAATTAACCACCTACATTCTCCCAATTACACACTTGTAGACTTTAAAGGACCTAAGTTTTTCATGATTAATAATTCCaaaaagatgtttttttat
The Arachis stenosperma cultivar V10309 chromosome 7, arast.V10309.gnm1.PFL2, whole genome shotgun sequence genome window above contains:
- the LOC130941992 gene encoding uncharacterized protein LOC130941992 isoform X2; translated protein: MCEKCWNQVLPLYVCADNVHSILYKEQKWTGSYWDEFASLPAIVPKGPIAILGLGGGTAAHLMLHLWPSLQLEGWEIDEILIDKARDYFGLSDLEKTTEGGGILNVHIGDVFIPSENLRRRYAGIVVDLFSEGKVLPQLEEVSTWLELQERLMPDGRFMVNCGGIDGESSPESLLSDETWLLNPTLKALSKAFPGQLSWKRMPKVSGENFMALTGSMPDLESWSASVSSPLSSNVKDWRPCGQVS